One window of the Candidatus Gracilibacteria bacterium genome contains the following:
- a CDS encoding amidohydrolase, whose product MKLKKYLILLVLLFSILISCKSSDKKTVHQNIEKQTNEIFDSLVEIRRNFHQHPELAGNEKRTSKIISEYLSNLGLEVKTGVAGYGVVGILKGGKEGKNIAWRADMDALPNDFPDEVSYKSKNKGIQHGCGHDVHMAIGLGIAQVLSKNKESIKGTLYFIFQPEEETFVGAKNMVNSSLFSEMNIDEIYALHVTALPVGQIMVKPNELYAYQKRIQIKFNDKFSKEDAGILYNHIRSEILRKKDGANPWEIPKAFDSIIGLSNPNTIFKDYLFMEENFVIEEDNNQLDIKAYLYETNKSNLPNILPKIEEIISKSEYKDKFISTSFIQENPTVLNDKLLTENAINTLTDIYGSKSVVMNYGQIPYFNDDFFYFQQKTSGVYFLLGGSNLEKGINAMNHAPNFGVDEECIRVGVKSFSSLILERTNSE is encoded by the coding sequence ATGAAATTAAAAAAATACCTTATATTATTAGTTTTATTATTTAGTATTCTAATCTCTTGTAAATCATCAGATAAAAAGACCGTCCACCAAAATATAGAAAAACAGACAAACGAAATTTTCGATAGTTTAGTTGAAATTAGAAGAAATTTCCACCAACATCCCGAACTGGCTGGAAATGAAAAAAGAACTTCTAAAATTATTTCGGAATATTTATCGAATTTAGGATTAGAAGTTAAAACAGGTGTCGCAGGTTATGGTGTCGTTGGAATCCTAAAAGGTGGAAAAGAAGGAAAAAATATTGCTTGGCGAGCTGATATGGATGCTCTACCAAATGATTTTCCTGACGAAGTATCATATAAATCAAAAAATAAAGGAATACAACACGGTTGCGGTCACGATGTTCATATGGCAATTGGACTTGGAATAGCACAAGTATTATCTAAAAACAAAGAATCAATTAAAGGCACATTATATTTCATATTTCAACCAGAAGAGGAGACTTTTGTTGGTGCGAAAAATATGGTTAACAGCAGTCTATTTTCAGAAATGAATATTGACGAAATATATGCATTACACGTAACTGCGTTGCCAGTAGGTCAGATAATGGTTAAACCAAACGAACTATATGCTTACCAAAAACGAATACAGATTAAATTCAATGATAAGTTTTCAAAAGAAGATGCCGGAATTTTATACAATCATATAAGAAGTGAAATTCTACGAAAAAAAGATGGAGCAAATCCTTGGGAAATTCCAAAGGCATTTGATTCTATAATTGGATTAAGTAATCCAAATACTATTTTCAAAGATTATCTTTTTATGGAGGAAAATTTCGTAATCGAAGAAGACAACAATCAACTTGACATAAAAGCTTATCTCTACGAAACCAATAAGTCAAATTTGCCGAATATTTTACCGAAAATTGAGGAAATAATTAGTAAATCAGAATACAAAGATAAATTCATCTCGACATCATTTATTCAAGAAAACCCAACAGTATTAAATGATAAGCTATTAACTGAAAATGCAATTAATACTCTGACAGATATTTATGGCAGTAAATCTGTTGTGATGAATTATGGACAAATTCCATATTTCAACGATGACTTCTTTTACTTTCAACAAAAAACATCTGGAGTGTATTTTTTGTTGGGTGGTTCAAATCTTGAAAAAGGAATTAATG